The sequence below is a genomic window from bacterium.
TATCATTGTCGTTGATTTCGGCGTAGGGCCGGATTACAATTCCCTCTAGCTCGACGCGCCGCAGACGCTCGGTAAAATCCGCCGGAGATGGACGCGCAAGCCATGAGGCGGCCGTTCCCCTCGCCGATGAAGCGCGCCAGGAGCCGTTCCGGGGGTATGTTATCCTCCCCATGTTGGGCGTTGGAAAGCGACGCGGGTAGGGGGTTCTCCAGGTTGGAGAGCTCCAGCAGCGCGGGCAGGTCCTCAACTCTGTAACGGCGGATGTTCATCGGCACCCCCCTTTTCAACGAATTATAAGACAAGACGACCGGCGATTGGCGGGCGGGCAGAGCAACGGGCGGGCGGCCGCAGAGGGCCGCCCCTACGGGGAGAATTGAACTGCCCGTACCCTAGGGACGACCATCCGCAGTCTGAACGGGAAGCCGCTATAACGTCAACAACCGTCACGTTCTGACCCGGCAGGAAAGGCTCACCTTGCGCATCTTAGTCACCGGTGGGGCGGGGTTCATCGGCTCGAACTTCGTCCACCTCATCCGACGCGAAAAACCCCGCTGGGATATCGTCGTCCTGGACAAGCTGACCTACGCGGGCAGCCTGGCCAACCTCGACGCGGTCTGGGGCGACATCACCTTCCTGAAGGGCGACGTGGCGGTGCCCGGCAACGCCCGGGACGCGATGGAGAGGTGCGACGCGGTGGTCAACTTCGCCGCCGAAACCCACGTGGACCGCTCCATCGTGGACGCCGACGCCTTCATCCGGACCGACGTTTTCGGCGCCTTCGTGCTCCTGGAAGCGGCGAAGGACCTCGGCGTCAAGCGCTTCGTCCAGGTCTCCACCGACGAAATCTACGGCGAGGTGCTGGAGGGCTTCAGCAAGGAGACCGACCCGCTGATGCCGCGCAACCCCTACGCGGCGAGTAAGGCGGCCGCCGACCGCCTGGCGTATTCTTATTGGGCCACCCACGGCGTGCCGGTGGTCGTCAGCCGGTCGTCGAACAACTACGGCCCGCGCCAGTACCCGGAGAAGCTGGTGCCCCTCTTCATCACCAACGCCATCGAGGGCAAGCCCTGCCCGGTGTACGGCACCGGCGAGGCCGTGCGCGACTGGATTCACGTCCACGACCACTGCCGGGCGATTCTGCTTTTAATCGAGAAGGGCGAAAACGGCGAGGCGTAC
It includes:
- the rfbB gene encoding dTDP-glucose 4,6-dehydratase, producing MRILVTGGAGFIGSNFVHLIRREKPRWDIVVLDKLTYAGSLANLDAVWGDITFLKGDVAVPGNARDAMERCDAVVNFAAETHVDRSIVDADAFIRTDVFGAFVLLEAAKDLGVKRFVQVSTDEIYGEVLEGFSKETDPLMPRNPYAASKAAADRLAYSYWATHGVPVVVSRSSNNYGPRQYPEKLVPLFITNAIEGKPCPVYGTGEAVRDWIHVHDHCRAILLLIEKGENGEAYNVGGGNLLNTMEMGSAILDAVGADKKLLKHVPDRPGHDYRYALDTGKIKALGWEPEHEFAEGIRETVAWYKKNKDWWEKIKSGEFKRWWKRYYRDQGRA